One Nicotiana sylvestris chromosome 12, ASM39365v2, whole genome shotgun sequence genomic window carries:
- the LOC104224177 gene encoding laccase-17-like — protein MGFSSTFPSLVPMAMFIIAFLALCLMPQPAQAITRHYEFNITMANVTRLCHTKSIVTVNGKFPGPRIVTREGDRLLIKVNNHVPNNISIHWHGVRQLRSGWADGPAYITQCPIQTGQSYVYNYTIVGQRGTLWWHAHISWLRSTLYGPIIILPKKNESYPFVKPFKEIPIILGEWFNTDPEAIISQALQTGGGPNVSDAYTINGLPGLLYNCSAKDTFKLKVKPGKTYLLRMINAALNDELFFSIANHTLTVVDADAVYVKPFETDTILITPGQTTNVLLKTKSEYPSATFLMAARPYVTGQGTFDNSTVAGILEYESPLLHSTKSMKKLPMFKPALPPLNDTSFATNFSKKLRSLANSQFPAKVPQNVDKHFFFTVGLGTTPCDKNQTCQGPTNTTKFAASINNISFVQPTTALLQSHFIGQSNGVYNPYFPINPLHWFNYTGNPPNNTMVNNGTKVLVLPFNTNVELIMQDTSILGAESHPLHLHGFNFFVVGQGFGNFDPNKDPTNFNLIDPVERNTVGVPAGGWVAIRFLADNPGIWFMHCHLEVHTSWGLKMAWLVLDGKLPNQKLLPPPSDLPKC, from the exons ATGGGGTTTTCTAGTACTTTTCCATCATTAGTTCCTATGGCAATGTTCATTATTGCTTTTCTGGCATTATGTCTCATGCCTCAGCCTGCACAAGCCATCACCAGACACTATGAGTTCAAT ATTACAATGGCAAATGTCACTAGATTGTGCCATACTAAGAGTATAGTGACAGTCAATGGAAAATTCCCAGGGCCTCGTATTGTGACAAGGGAGGGTGATCGTCTCCTTATTAAAGTCAATAACCATGTTCCTAACAATATTTCCATTCATTG GCATGGAGTGAGACAGCTTCGTAGTGGATGGGCAGATGGTCCTGCATATATAACACAATGCCCTATTCAAACTGGCCAAAGTTATGTATACAATTACACAATTGTTGGTCAAAGAGGGACTTTGTGGTGGCATGCCCATATTTCATGGCTAAGATCTACTCTTTATGGCCCTATAATTATCCTTCCAAAGAAAAATGAATCCTACCCTTTTGTCAAACCATTCAAGGAAATTCCAATCATCTTAG GAGAATGGTTTAATACTGATCCCGAAGCAATCATTAGTCAAGCTCTACAAACTGGTGGAGGTCCAAATGTCTCTGATGCTTACACTATCAATGGCCTTCCCGGGCTCTTGTACAACTGCTCTGCAAAAG ATACATTCAAACTAAAGGTTAAGCCAGGAAAAACATACCTTCTTCGTATGATCAATGCTGCACTCAATGATGAGCTTTTCTTCAGCATTGCAAATCATACACTCACAGTAGTCGACGCTGATGCAGTATATGTTAAACCTTTTGAGACTGACACAATACTTATAACACCAGGACAGACCACAAATGTTCTTCTAAAAACCAAATCTGAATACCCTAGTGCTACTTTTCTCATGGCTGCTAGACCTTATGTTACTGGCCAAGGCACTTTTGACAACTCCACTGTTGCTGGAATTCTTGAATATGAATCCCCACTTCTTCATTCAACCAAATCAATGAAGAAACTTCCCATGTTCAAGCCTGCTTTACCTCCTTTAAATGACACTTCTTTTGCTACCAATTTTAGTAAGAAATTGCGCAGTTTAGCAAATTCTCAATTTCCTGCTAAAGTCCCTCAAAATGTTGACAAGCATTTCTTTTTCACAGTAGGCCTTGGCACAACTCCTTGCGACAAAAATCAAACTTGTCAAGGtcctactaatacaactaaatttgCAGCATCGATTAATAACATATCATTTGTACAACCTACAACTGCATTGCTCCAATCTCATTTTATTGGGCAATCAAATGGTGTTTATAACCCTTATTTTCCTATTAATCCTTTGCATTGGTTCAATTATACCGGGAATCCTCCAAATAACACAATGGTTAACAATGGTACTAAAGTTTTGGTACTTCCTTTTAATACAAATGTTGAGTTAATCATGCAAGATACAAGTATTCTTGGCGCTGAAAGTCATCCACTTCATCTTCATGGCTTCAATTTCTTTGTTGTTGGTcaaggttttggtaattttgaccCTAATAAGGATCCTACCAATTTCAATCTCATTGACCCTGTTGAGAGGAACACTGTAGGTGTGCCAGCTGGTGGATGGGTCGCTATTCGATTTTTAGCTGATAATCCAG GTATTTGGTTCATGCATTGTCACTTGGAAGTGCATACAAGTTGGGGATTGAAGATGGCATGGCTTGTCTTAGATGGAAAACTTCCCAATCAGAAACTCCTTCCCCCTCCATCTGATCTCCCAAAATGCTGA
- the LOC104224176 gene encoding amino acid transporter AVT1E-like isoform X2 has product MNMFTGVTPPSLSFLRGSSFLRSQTTPTPQPSICKPLISSPRSNKEEVPTLTHPTRLSVVSSARFSALELPPSQQCSYTQSVLNAINALCGIGILSTPYALKEGGWCSLFLLLLFGIITFYTGILLKKCLDSSPGIETYPDIGQAAFGMLGRIFIAVALYAELYSSCIEYLIMMSDNLGAIFPSARMVFAGIHLDSYQMCAIISTLVILPTVWLRNLSLLSYISAGGVVALIVVVLCLLWVGAINEVGFHSGGTALNIAKLPVTIGLYSFCYGSHSVFPNIYSSMKEPSRFPSVLLISFSIAFFSYFGVAVCGFLMFGENTSPQFTLNLPAKLVTSKVAAWTVVLTPVTKYAITITPVAFGIEEFLPSPQLRTYGVSILIRTILVFSTLVISLTVPYFGSVMSLIGSSLVMLVSLILPCACYIKLSKDGITRFQLAACTSIIMVGVVSAVIGTYSAVTSMAN; this is encoded by the exons ATGAACATGTTCACAGGTGTGACCCCTCCTTCACTCAGCTTTTTAAGGGGTAGCTCCTTCTTGAGGTCTCAGACTACTCCAACACCTCAACCTTCAATTTGTAAACCTCTAATTTCCTCTCCGCGCTCAAACAAGGAAGAAGTTCCAACCTTAACACATCCAACAAGGTTATCTGTAGTCTCTTCTGCAAGATTTTCAGCACTTGAATTGCCACCATCACAGCAGTGTTCCTATACTCAATCAGTGCTAAATG CGATAAATGCTCTCTGTGGCATAGGAATACTTTCGACTCCCTATGCACTCAAAGAAGGAGGATGGTGTAGCCTTTTCCTGCTGCTACTTTTTGGAATCATTACTTTCTACACTGGAATTTTGTTAAAAAAATGTTTAGACAGTTCTCCTGGTATTGAAACCTATCCTGATATCGGACAAGCTGCTTTTGGAATGCTAGGTCGAATATTTATAGCT GTAGCCTTATACGCCGAACTATAT TCCTCTTGCATCGAGTATTTGATTATGATGAGTGACAATCTTGGTGCAATATTCCCAAGTGCTCGCATGGTCTTTGCTGGAATTCATCTGGATTCTTATCAAATGTGTGCTATCATTTCTACCCTTGTCATACTTCCAACAGTTTGGCTAAGAAACCTCAGTTTGCTGTCATACATTTCAG CTGGTGGAGTGGTCGCACTGATTGTCGTGGTGCTTTGCTTGTTATGGGTTGGCGCGATCAATGAAGTTGGATTTCACTCAGGTGGAACAGCTTTAAACATTGCAAAATTACCCGTCACAATTGGTCTATACAGTTTTTGCTATGGCAGCCATTCAGTTTTCCCGAATATCTACTCATCAATGAAAGAACCTTCAAGATTTCCTTCTGTTCTTCTTATAAG CTTTTCCATCGCCTTCTTTTCGTACTTTGGAGTAGCAGTTTGTGGCTTCCTTATGTTTGGTGAAAACACCAGTCCGCAGTTCACATTGAATTTGCCAGCAAAACTTGTTACTTCAAAAGTTGCAGCCTGGACAGTG GTTTTAACCCCTGTAACAAAATATGCCATAACAATTACACCAGTCGCGTTTGGTATTGAAGAATTCTTACCTTCACCTCAGCTTAGAACTTATGGTGTATCGATCCTCATAAGAACAATTCTGGTGTTTTCAACTTTGGTCATTTCACTAACAGTTCCatattttg GTTCTGTAATGTCATTGATTGGATCTTCACTAGTAATGCTTGTG TCTCTGATCCTTCCTTGTGCATGCTACATTAAACTAAGCAAGGATGGAATCACACGATTTCAG CTTGCAGCTTGCACTTCCATTATAATGGTGGGAGTAGTTTCTGCTGTTATTGGCACATATTCTGCAGTCACAAGCATGGCCAACTAG
- the LOC104224176 gene encoding amino acid transporter AVT1D-like isoform X1, with protein sequence MGMRLDEEFGADRVLQIETDDEENEADDYKIEDDDDSGSDSTLHSPVHEPSHSQIGPHDSPTWPQSYRQSMNMFTGVTPPSLSFLRGSSFLRSQTTPTPQPSICKPLISSPRSNKEEVPTLTHPTRLSVVSSARFSALELPPSQQCSYTQSVLNAINALCGIGILSTPYALKEGGWCSLFLLLLFGIITFYTGILLKKCLDSSPGIETYPDIGQAAFGMLGRIFIAVALYAELYSSCIEYLIMMSDNLGAIFPSARMVFAGIHLDSYQMCAIISTLVILPTVWLRNLSLLSYISAGGVVALIVVVLCLLWVGAINEVGFHSGGTALNIAKLPVTIGLYSFCYGSHSVFPNIYSSMKEPSRFPSVLLISFSIAFFSYFGVAVCGFLMFGENTSPQFTLNLPAKLVTSKVAAWTVVLTPVTKYAITITPVAFGIEEFLPSPQLRTYGVSILIRTILVFSTLVISLTVPYFGSVMSLIGSSLVMLVSLILPCACYIKLSKDGITRFQLAACTSIIMVGVVSAVIGTYSAVTSMAN encoded by the exons ATGGGAATGAGATTAGACGAAGAATTTGGAGCAGATAGGGTGTTACAAATTGAAACAGACGATGAAGAGAATGAGGCTGATGATTACAAGATTGAAGACGATGATGATAGTGGATCTGATTCTACCCTTCACTCTCCAGTACATGAGCCATCTCATAGCCAAATTGGACCTCATGATTCTCCTACTTGGCCTCAAAGTTATCG GCAGTCAATGAACATGTTCACAGGTGTGACCCCTCCTTCACTCAGCTTTTTAAGGGGTAGCTCCTTCTTGAGGTCTCAGACTACTCCAACACCTCAACCTTCAATTTGTAAACCTCTAATTTCCTCTCCGCGCTCAAACAAGGAAGAAGTTCCAACCTTAACACATCCAACAAGGTTATCTGTAGTCTCTTCTGCAAGATTTTCAGCACTTGAATTGCCACCATCACAGCAGTGTTCCTATACTCAATCAGTGCTAAATG CGATAAATGCTCTCTGTGGCATAGGAATACTTTCGACTCCCTATGCACTCAAAGAAGGAGGATGGTGTAGCCTTTTCCTGCTGCTACTTTTTGGAATCATTACTTTCTACACTGGAATTTTGTTAAAAAAATGTTTAGACAGTTCTCCTGGTATTGAAACCTATCCTGATATCGGACAAGCTGCTTTTGGAATGCTAGGTCGAATATTTATAGCT GTAGCCTTATACGCCGAACTATAT TCCTCTTGCATCGAGTATTTGATTATGATGAGTGACAATCTTGGTGCAATATTCCCAAGTGCTCGCATGGTCTTTGCTGGAATTCATCTGGATTCTTATCAAATGTGTGCTATCATTTCTACCCTTGTCATACTTCCAACAGTTTGGCTAAGAAACCTCAGTTTGCTGTCATACATTTCAG CTGGTGGAGTGGTCGCACTGATTGTCGTGGTGCTTTGCTTGTTATGGGTTGGCGCGATCAATGAAGTTGGATTTCACTCAGGTGGAACAGCTTTAAACATTGCAAAATTACCCGTCACAATTGGTCTATACAGTTTTTGCTATGGCAGCCATTCAGTTTTCCCGAATATCTACTCATCAATGAAAGAACCTTCAAGATTTCCTTCTGTTCTTCTTATAAG CTTTTCCATCGCCTTCTTTTCGTACTTTGGAGTAGCAGTTTGTGGCTTCCTTATGTTTGGTGAAAACACCAGTCCGCAGTTCACATTGAATTTGCCAGCAAAACTTGTTACTTCAAAAGTTGCAGCCTGGACAGTG GTTTTAACCCCTGTAACAAAATATGCCATAACAATTACACCAGTCGCGTTTGGTATTGAAGAATTCTTACCTTCACCTCAGCTTAGAACTTATGGTGTATCGATCCTCATAAGAACAATTCTGGTGTTTTCAACTTTGGTCATTTCACTAACAGTTCCatattttg GTTCTGTAATGTCATTGATTGGATCTTCACTAGTAATGCTTGTG TCTCTGATCCTTCCTTGTGCATGCTACATTAAACTAAGCAAGGATGGAATCACACGATTTCAG CTTGCAGCTTGCACTTCCATTATAATGGTGGGAGTAGTTTCTGCTGTTATTGGCACATATTCTGCAGTCACAAGCATGGCCAACTAG